The following DNA comes from Populus trichocarpa isolate Nisqually-1 chromosome 19, P.trichocarpa_v4.1, whole genome shotgun sequence.
CTTATATTCGTGTATTTGCCAGCTCTTCAATTCTTGACTGCTGTGCCTTCTTACTGTAGTTCCTTGTGGCACAAATAAAGAAAGCAATAGCAGATGTCGAATCGGGGAACACAGTTGCTTTTGCAACTGGCAAggtattaattttctttctagtatgcattaataatttcttttaacatGATATATGTGGATTAGTTGTACTTTTTTCACCCCACATTTTCTGCTCCACAACTTTCTCTGTGCGAACCTGGCAGTGCAGTGAGATTGCTATGAAGCAGTAATTCTAGCTTGAAGGACTCTTCACTTTGAAAtctttaatatttcttatatttctACTGAACTTAGTACTGTTTGACCTTTAGGCTGcaagaaggaaggaaagagaagCAGCTGCTTCACAAAAGGAAGCTAGGAATGCTCTGTCCAAGGTGATGGGATCCACATGTATAAACATTGAGGATAAGTATAGGTTCATGATAGCCCCTTCAGTCATCACAAGTGAGGGTGCAGCTGACAGTGCCTGGGATGATTAGTTGAGGATCTATTCAGTGCCTTTTTAAGGAGCATTGATGATCCATGCTCAAGATTCAAGGTTAGTGAGGTCTTGTCACTTCATCATCTTGGTGTGTATGCGCTAGGGTTTGCCTGCATGAGTGCATGTTTTGTGCACCATTGCCCAACTTGTGCTGATGAAAAAAGATGAATGTGTAGGTGTGCACTTCCTGATTTAGGCTTGGAAGTGAGAGACGTGGAGTTGCGCGTGGCCTGTTCCCTCTCCAAATATCATTAAGGCCAAATCTCATTGTGCCTTGACGCAAGCAGCTGTAGAGGACAGGTAGAGTGATCCTAAAACAGCAAGTAGCATTGCATATAGATTGTGCATATTGTATGTATTCAGAATGCTCTATTGAATTGTGATGTGATGTTTCAATGGTTACTTAATTACCCCTAATCAATCTGATTCAATGTTTATATTGAACGGATGCAAATGCGATTGCATGTtctgatatattatatttttatatttggttatgtaatttttaagattataatgCAACGAAGGATTGTAATTGTAATGATTCATTACACTACAAGTATTATGTATATATAAGCTATGTAATGAATACTTAATGGGTAATCATGCAAGGATGTAATTGTAGAAAGGGTTCTCATTGGAGGGCgagattgtaatttttataaagtacAAGGACcagaaaatttaaaagaagaattaatttgtaaattaaaataaaacatgggGTGGtctaaaataattctttttagaaaCCACAAGGactgaaataaaatatcataaagactCCTTTACATGACTAAAAGCCTTGCcgacaaataaaataatctttttcatTGCATCACATGGAATAAAAACAAGGTTTGAAAAGCCAAAACAATAGCTTGTGGGCATGAAATGAGAGTGTGTTTAGCTTTGTGGTTGTGATCTGAAAAGGCAGGCTTAAAAGAAGTCATAAAGTTTTCAAGCGAGTCTAGCCTTTTCACTGCTCAATCACACCGCACACTGTTGGTAATTGCTTGGTGCTTCCCATTCTGCTCGGAAAGTGAAAAGCCTAACACTCCACCACTCATGGCTGCCaacatttctttctctttactGTGTCTACCTAGTAGAAGAGCTTTCTAGTGGCTTTTTGCtgtatgatttctttttctttgctattCCTTTGATGAGTCTAATCGGGGACAGCGTTGTCGAATTTGAAGAAGGGAATGAGTATTGTAGAAGTTGATGCCTCCTTCCACCTTTCGTTAATACTAGAAAATCTCTAATACCGTGTCAACCAGGATAAGAAGAGGTAATACAGTGATACCTACTAGTGACGTTGACGAAAACAAtacaaagaaatataataaatattaaagattggGTAGAAATTttgcagaaaaagaaaagctttcATTTCTTCTATTCGAAGTACAGGTAAATTAAGACAAACCCATTTAAACACCGGCAAAGAAACATTGCTGTCAGGAATAGGTTCGGTAAGAGTCTGACTGCAAGAATCCTCATCTAGTTTTATGTTCGAGGAATTATTTTTATGGCCTCAAGAACCCCCAATACATAAGTTCTTCTTGTGATGTTTGCTATACAGACCGCAGAAATGCCACAGGACTACTAACCAACAATGGTAAACCCGGGCATCACTCAGCTCAAACATGAGGCAtggcagaaaaaagaaaatacattattGCACTACTGAGTACCTGACTGGGCTCGCACTCGCACTGCAGCACTATCAGATTTGCAGTTGAGTTGCAGCCACAACCTAACTTTATGTTGCCAAAACTGGAACTCCCTTGTGCCCCGCAAAAGCCTGTCGTAGAGTATGATAACCGTTCCTGTAATGTTCAAGAGTGAGACACAGTTGCCTTATTGCCTCCCGTTTCTCTTCTGCTCCTTCCAGGATTAAAATTCTTTGCCTCTCAACTTCTCCCTCCAAATCCTTAGCTTTTGATCTTAACTCGTCCATTAGTTTACGTGCCTCTTCTGCCCCGGCAAGTAGCTTCACATGCTCCATGCGTAATTGTTGCAGATGCTTATCCATTTGATTGACCGGGTTGTCTCTAGAAGTTACCTCTGCTTTAAGTGTAATAGCTTTCTCATTAAGCTCATCTCTCTCAGATTTTATGCGACTGTCTCGCTCAGCAGTGTCTTCCTTTAACTTCTGAATTTCACGTTCAAGTGTTTCCTGCATTTCTGCCTTCTCAGCCTGGAACATCCTAATACCATCCTCTAAAGAACGGCAACGTGATTCCTGTTCTTTCAGCCGCTCCTCCAAGCATGTCCCCTCCTCTATCAATCTAGATATTTCAGCCTTGATCTGTGCCTTTTCTGGAAAAATCTTCAGCTCAGCATCAGACACTGCTAGTTTAAGATCTCTCACCTCACTATCCCGGTCTGACAGATTAGTTTTCAGCCTGGCAGTTCTTTCTTGCAGCTTGGAGACCTCCCTTTTTTCTGCGTTGAGCTTGTTTTTCAACGTATTTATCTCCTTGTGAGCCAACGCAAGTTGATCTTgcaaattattgattttttcagaTGGTCCACCACCctcaagttgttttttcaaAGTAGTTATTTCTTTCTCTGAAACATGAAGCCTCTCTTTAGCAATCCTGAGTTCTTCCATTAGTGCTTGAATCTTAACATTGGAGTCCAAAGTTTCAGCTTCCGACCCACCAATCCTTTGTTGAAGATGAGAAGCTTGATTTACCTCAAATTCCAGCTCAACCTCCCTGGTTGTGACCTTGCTCTCAGCTGGCGATGCGAACTCAGACTGCAAACCATCAGAGACTTCAGATGACCTACATTTTTGAAGCTCAGTATTCAATCGAGTAACCTCTTCTTCTGACAGCCGTAACTCCTCATTTGCAATTGTCAGATCTCGCTCACACCCTGTAATTTCTGCAAGAACATCCTCAGAATCTTCATTTCTGACGCCCCTAAATGAGCCATCAACACTCTCATCTTGCTGCATCCGtagcttttcttttgtttcacgAAGCTCAATTTCTAAATCAATTATTCTCCGGGACAGTCCTTGGTCACCACTATTCCCAGATAGACCTGAGTAATTGTTTACTGAAGAATCATCAGATTCTGATTCTGAATCCGTCAACGTGGATAATTCGTCTACTTCTTTATGGTGACGATCGCCACTGCCACCAGAGCCCAAGAAGAAATCAAAACCAGCAGCTCGAGGGCCAGGTTTAAGACGGCTTGGTTTTAGTTCACGAGCAGGAGAAGGTGGTTCAAAGATAACGTCAGAAATTCCAGAGCCCTGGGACTGGAGATCTGATGGAATGCTCTTCCTTAATTCTTCTGTCACGTGATCATAACGTTCTGCCAGAGATCGGTACATGCGGTAGAACTCCTCTACATGAGAAATCAATTCTGGTCTCTTCTGATAATACATCTCAGCCTTTTTAGCAAATGAGTCTCCATCCTCTTCAATTAGCTTCAGCATCCGCTTAACGCTCTGGTCCATCTCTGCAGTCAAGGATCGTTTTCATGATCACAGGAACTCACTGTTTTGTGATGCAAAATACAAAGTTCAGAGAAAACAACTCCTGTTACAAAAACTCTGGGGGGTTCCGGATTGACCATGGCAATCACTCAGGGTATTCCCATGtcggaaacaaaataaaaaataaaaattcttcaagaGCAAATGGCTATCTTTAACTAGAGAATACTCTAACCACTATTCTTTTGGAGTGGTAAAATAGAGGCAGACCCCAAATATAGGCACCAGACAACAGTATTGACCATGCATGTCCTTTTAACACATTTATCTTGTCTCCGAGGAGCATTTTACTTAAATTTGCGATTCCAAAGACGCGGCAAGACACCCTTATTTGATAATCTGTTCCTATTTCACATTTGATTCATGCACATTTCTGTTCTACCAACAAGTCCTTGAATGAAAAGGGACAGCGAGAAATCAGTAGCTCACCCTCAAGATTCTCAGTATGCCACTTGGAATTTTTCGGACTGATATGACTATCCCACCACCAGGAATGTGATTTTCTTGTTTGCAATCCCTTGAAATTCTTAGACGGGACCTGAAATTCATAAAAAGAGCACCAGTTACAAAACCAACTCACACTAAATTTCTTAGACTGACGAGAACATTCAGCGGAACAGATGAGACTGCAAAACTAGAGCCCATCACCGAGGTCGAACATAGGAATTCAATTGTTTGCTAAAACTATTGGAATAAGAAAATCTGTTCTTACCATCGGAGAAGCCATTTCGGACGTTGAAGGGAATGATGCGGCGGTCCAAAATAAACTGATGTGGTATTATCAACAAACCTGCTGCACAGTTATAAAGATAGCTATTACATGTAGTCTTCATGGTGAACAAATATCTCAACAACCAATCCCCCCAAAACAAAACAACGTAGTTTTAAAACACAAAGTGCCGCCACTTGTTAATATTTCTACAaatgctttttaattaaatttttttattcaaacaattaaaaaacactttaaaaaaatatcaatttaatatctcttatataatttaaaaaaacaatttaaccacataaacaaaaattatctaacttttatatatatatatatatatatatatatatatatatatatatatatatatatgacaaatATATACTACCACATCTATGTTTATTGAAATCCCTTCTTGtgtcaataatatatttgaaattgcaataataatgatgacaactttaaaatgtttttaaaaaatatatattaaaataaaaaagaattattttaaaaaaattatttttaacatcaatgtattaaaataatttaaaaatataaagaaattattttaaataaaaaattttaaaatattaaaaaaaaataataatttcaaacacgGATGATTGAGCCGACTTCAATAATAAGTGGGTGGATAAATGGTGTTAatccaaaatgatttttaaagaaaaaggaaattgaaaagataatgttttgaaaaaaaatcataccgACAAGAAGTACAGCTCCTTTGTCTGAAAATCACTATACTCtgtaacattaattaaaatattcccTTATTTGACGCCAAAAACaccaaatacaaacaaaaagatCAACATGTAGTATTAGACGCAGAGAATTGCGAATACCAAAATCCAAAAgggttttttcctttgtttctatttcggttagaaaaataaattttatgaactaactaagaaaattgataagttttgttGATTTCTTCGGTATTTTAAAGGGTTGTTTATTTTAGTGGAAATGGAAAGATTGAATCTTTAGAATATTCCaccaaaaacagagagaaaagattgaatttttacAATTGCATTTGTTTCAGTAATGAGGTGAAAAAAAGAAGCTGCAAAATTCAAAAGGGTCACTGGTTTTTAATGGCAGAAACTAATAATCTTCAAGTAGAGATCAAATCAAGCAATCTAGTTAGCACATCAACCACAACATATCATGATATAAATGATCAGCTCATacaaattgaaaaggataaaagaagacTGAATCCATAGAAAAGAGAAGTAAACCAAAGcagcaaaagaaagagagactGGAACAAGGTAGAGCAtacagaagagaaagaaagaggctTTCTTGTTTGCTGTTATTGGAAATCTCGAGGGATGATAATTAGGGGCATATGCAGTAGTAGACTAGTGGTGATGGATGATCagtttcaaaagaaagaaaggaggaagTAATAGAGACAAATCTGATGAAATTATTTGCCCACTCACAAGAACCACAACCCCACAACTacaacagagagagagagagagagagagagagagatgtgaaGAGTTATATTACATAACAATGGAGGAAAAATGGGATATAATGGCTACCTTTTTTAAAATCTGGTTTCTCACTTGAATCTCCATACAAGTCAATGCACTTAAGCAATTGCAGCACAtgggatttaatttttaattaatgatttgatttttcataatcaattaaatttgaaataatcgTGCATATGTACTTGAAAATCTCAAATTAttctaaacaaatttattttatacaccgatctctgttttttcttttctttttttaatagatagaAAAACCCTCAGAATCTTGTACCAAATCTAGTTGTTTCCCTGAAATAAGAATTGTTGTTTAATTTCTCCTTGACTGCCATCTAACTATTTCTAAGTAAGACGTGTAGTTGGATGGGAAGATATTGCTAAAAGAATCGATTAAGCAAACAAGAACATGTCCTTATTTTGGATGCCGAAGGACGTGGCAAACTTTATCTATGAAGCGtggattttttttggtgtggtCATTTTGACAAGCAAAAAGTGCATACGGTAGCTTAGATCATGTTTGTTAGAGAGAACGACAGAGGGGATCCGACGTAGGAATAGGGTTAATtactgcaaaaaaaaagaaaaaaaaagcccttCTATTCAAATGGTTTTGAAAAATGGGGTTCAGGAACCAAGAACGATAGGAAGAATTCATAAGAAGAAAGTATAACCTAAACATTTTGGATGATGTTTGGGTTGGTGAGAATGCTTAGTCGTCGGAGTTTTATCCCTGTCTTCGTAAATTATCTAGTCAAAGAAATAGTATTCTGGGTAGTATGAGGCCTTGGATTGCTGGTTGCTGAAGATATATGTAATCTTTAATGGAACCGAGATATTAGAAGCACCGCTTGACAGTTTAATGGAGGTTATTAATCAAACCCATTTGCACAAAGCAACAACTTGAATCCACTCTTTCAACAACAGGTTCAGCTACAATTCTCAATCTTGCTACTTCATTTTTCATTTCCATTGTTGTATTACTTTTTTTCACTTCTTAATTATGCTGGGTTTTCATCTACTAAATGGCtagcttaatatatataatctctccAATTTCgttaataagaataaaaaaaagttccttttcacaGTAATTAGCGAGCCATTTTGATATAGTTCCATGAAAGTATAAGATAATAATTTGGGTTactaaatttttcttgtttagtaAGATCATCTTAGTCATATTCGCAACGTCATGAAGCATGGTGGTCAATTTAGAAGAGAAGATCTCTAGAGATGTCTCCCCATGGAGTGGAATATGGCGAGATGTTGATGATTTATTGCTTTCGACTTTGTAAccgaaaataaatggaagaaagtCAAAAGGCCAGGGTTTCTCTTTGTCTTTATCCTGCAATCTGTACCTTCTGAATCCAGCAAGAATTTCTTAGCGATgacttctttgttatttttgcaGGATGGTATGCCATTATTGAAGCAGGATGTAGAATTATACAAGTAAACATCAAGAACCCAGCTTGCAGGCCTCTCTCTTTCCACTGCTAACCCtattaactaattaaaaatataataattaacacgCCATTGCCATCGAACTGCATATATGGGCTCTCACACACATATGTACACAGCATACACTTGTTCTGATATCACTTTTACGTTAGGTTAATTAAGTTGTTGAGTATATCGAATGCATTTCACACCCAGGAAACGAGAAGGAAACTCCATTAACAGGTGGCTTCATCTCTGTTTGTCCCCACTGgcttatattatatatacaagATGTAGTTGTGTGCCTTGGAGTTGGCATGATGGTATTTAATTAATAGGAGATAAGTTCAGTCATTGCAAGTTTTCAGCTTCGCGTCACATGGTTCTTAGAACTGCCCGTGTCTCGAGCCTTAAGTATTCTTGCCGCATGTTGTGCATAGCTTGCAACCATTGTAATTGAGACATGCAAGTCCAATTGGTTATAATAtgcttgtgtgtgtgtgatgaGTTAATCTAACTCAACCAAAAGAAGCCTGGCTGCTAAGAGTCTTGAAAGACTACAAGAAGTAAAATCGATGCCACGTCTGAATTCTGCAGGTCAGCCCTTCCAATTTCCAAACAGCTACCTTACATTGTTGGTTTTATAATCTAGTTTGTCAATGTATTGTAGCTTCTTCCTTCAAAAAATGGTGACCACACCACACAAGAAAAGGTACGTTTACCCAAAGACAAATCACATTATGTCAATATCTCACATGCTTGCATATCCTAAATTAACCTTCACACCTGTTTCCAAGACAAATAGCGGTAATCCTTATCATCGACATCCTACAAGAACCAAGACGAGTATGCCAACTTGCAGAGCTTTAGTGGTTgtggttgaggttggtttaaccagtgttttaaaacccggaccggcctgGCGGGTCGATCcaggacccggccgacccgggcctgggaccggtccgggtgaAGGCAAAAACCCGCTCGGGAATTGGCCCGGggaaaacccggtcgacccggagggtcgacccgggacccggtccacccggtcaaacccgggtgagacccggtcaattttttttttattttgactgtcattaaacgacgtcgtttttaGCTTTCAAAATGACAAAACGCTGAAGACTAAAGAAAGACTGAAGAAGAGCGAAGCAAAATCATTAAATCAGTAACCTAATTCCTCTTTGAAACCCAGCTGAGGAGCTGAGGAGCAGGGGACGTCGACGTCTGACCATTGATCGCGAAAAAGGTttgaatctccttctttcactctttgttttctttattcttggCCGTTTTCTCATTTCTggcatcaatttcaatttcagaaCTCTCAACTGATCTGCTGCCATCGAGCCCAATCGCTGCCATCGATTCATTGTTCGTTGATTCATTCGCAGCCCAGTCACCTCAGGTATGTTTCTCTAGCTCGATTTCTGTCTTTTCTTCTGCCAGTCAACTCAATTTCTCTAGCCCGATTTCAACTTctgtcaaaaaaataagaactctGTTGTTTGCATGATGAACTCTAGAATGCTGTTACTGATTTTGTTGTTACTGAACTCTCTAGCCCGATTCGTTGTTCGTTGATTCTTTTGATGCTGTTACTGTGTTACCATGATTTGGCAGTGAAAAAACGTTGTGTGGAGGTGTCTAAAGATTGTAAGGTTTAGCTTATAATTTGGAAATATATGTAAAGATTATGCTGTTTAATGTTTATGACTGTTTTATGAACAAGATTATGACAGTGTATTGTGTGGAATTGGATTGTTAGTTTGTTACAATTGTGTTTAATTACACGCCAAAAAAGGCTGCTAGCTTGTTACAAAGGAAGTTTAATGAATAACAGAGGTTAAGATTGATAGAAAAGAGTTTGAGGCCATCAATCAGCACTCGCGAAAATATATTCTACGTTGTAGCTGTGATCATATAGGTATAGTGTGAGTGTTTGTAACTATATTTGTAGCATTTCAAGCACCTGCTTTGGTTTATGAACAAGCATCCCTAACATTTGCTTTTAAAGTTTGGTGATTATTGATGGTTTGAGCTCTGCAGTGCTTGATCTTTCCTTTCATGAGCCGTAAATAACCCTGTGTTCCATTGACAATCTTGCTTTCTGGTTCAGGTACCAGATATAATTGACATATGCATATGTTAGGGATGCTTGACCTTCGCGTGATTGCTGAAGGCAGTAAAAACGAGCAAGAAATGTCTGTTTGTGGTGTAGGAAAGGTAGTCCCCCATGTAAGTGAATGCTGAGCCTGCTTCGTCTTTGATTGCATTTGCCATCTCCCTCATATATAGGCAGTCCCCTCTTTTTCTGCTTTGTATTGCTCGGACGATTGAACATCCAATTGTactgtcgttttgattttaacaTCCAATtgttccatttactgattttcCCAGTATGCTGCTCCATTCTTGGGCATGTATGCATGTCCTTTCACTCAGACATTGAAAGCTGAGGATGGTCGAGTTAAGTGAGTTGTCTTCAAGTATATCGGAGTTGGATTGTATATATTTGCGAATACAGTTAGGCTTCCTTTTAAGTGTGATTCTGCATGAACTTGTTTTCCAGATGCATCATTGATCTAGctcataaaggttttttttttgggttgacccgggtcaacccatctgacccgtgacccgatcacttgaccgggtcgatgaccgggtcgggtttcaaaactatgggtTTAACCCAATCATATACAAAACTCAACCACAAAAgttaatttttctagttttttggtGGATCCCACATACAAAACTCAACCTCAACTACAAAAACCAAGCACACACGATTTCATTAATCAGTCATCATACAAGAACCAAGAAGATTGAATAAACAATTGAAGCTGAAGGAAATTAGTCCAAGAATATTCAAGCGCTGCTAGAGAGTAGCTAGCTAGGTGAGAATTTCCAGTTGGGGAGGTGGGAGGTGGGCTAAAATGAACGAGGAGGCAGGACTTCAAAAACCGCACTTTGTTCTAGTCCATGGAGCATGCCATGGAGCCTGGTGCTGGTACAAGATCAGGTGTCTCATGGAAACATCTGGCTATAAGGTCACATGCCTAGACCTTAAAAGTGCTGGTATTGATCAGTCCAATCCCAACACGATCCTCACTTTGGATGAGTACAATGCACCCCTTATCGACTTCTTGTCGAATTTGCCACACGATGAAAAGGTAAACTAACTAAAAGCTTCTGTCAACTATAAGCGATTGATTTTTATGGGATGCTTGCTTGCTTCGCTGTATATATGTAGGTTATATTGGTAGGACATAGTGCAGGAGGTTTGAGCTTGACAGACGCTATACACAGATTTCCTAAGAGAATTCATCTGGCTATTTATGTTGCTGCCAACATGTTGAAGCATGGCTTCTCTTCAGATCAAGATTTCAAAGATGTAAGAAATTTCTTAATCACTTCTCTTATTTGCTAGTGGCCTTGATAATTTGATCAAGTTAGATCATGAGGTGTTTTGTGCTATATTCCTCGTTCCAGTTGATAGGCTATAATTGTCTTTCCCGGCTGAAGCTTGTATCAGCAAATCCTCCATGTCTTCCAATTCTGATGACTGCAATTGTTAGTGCttgtttgtaattttcaaaatctCTTATAATTTGTCTTGCATTCCTGATGACATCTTGCATGCTTTCACCCCTTGGAGATTAATCTAAGATCATTTTAGCATCTAAAGGGCCTAATTcatgcctctctctctctctgtatatgtatatgtatgtatatatatatatatatatggatcgAGCAGGGTGACCCTGATGTATCTGAGTACGGAGA
Coding sequences within:
- the LOC7498116 gene encoding protein NETWORKED 4B isoform X1, with the protein product MASPMVPSKNFKGLQTRKSHSWWWDSHISPKNSKWHTENLEEMDQSVKRMLKLIEEDGDSFAKKAEMYYQKRPELISHVEEFYRMYRSLAERYDHVTEELRKSIPSDLQSQGSGISDVIFEPPSPARELKPSRLKPGPRAAGFDFFLGSGGSGDRHHKEVDELSTLTDSESESDDSSVNNYSGLSGNSGDQGLSRRIIDLEIELRETKEKLRMQQDESVDGSFRGVRNEDSEDVLAEITGCERDLTIANEELRLSEEEVTRLNTELQKCRSSEVSDGLQSEFASPAESKVTTREVELEFEVNQASHLQQRIGGSEAETLDSNVKIQALMEELRIAKERLHVSEKEITTLKKQLEGGGPSEKINNLQDQLALAHKEINTLKNKLNAEKREVSKLQERTARLKTNLSDRDSEVRDLKLAVSDAELKIFPEKAQIKAEISRLIEEGTCLEERLKEQESRCRSLEDGIRMFQAEKAEMQETLEREIQKLKEDTAERDSRIKSERDELNEKAITLKAEVTSRDNPVNQMDKHLQQLRMEHVKLLAGAEEARKLMDELRSKAKDLEGEVERQRILILEGAEEKREAIRQLCLTLEHYRNGYHTLRQAFAGHKGVPVLAT
- the LOC7498116 gene encoding protein NETWORKED 4B isoform X2; this translates as MDQSVKRMLKLIEEDGDSFAKKAEMYYQKRPELISHVEEFYRMYRSLAERYDHVTEELRKSIPSDLQSQGSGISDVIFEPPSPARELKPSRLKPGPRAAGFDFFLGSGGSGDRHHKEVDELSTLTDSESESDDSSVNNYSGLSGNSGDQGLSRRIIDLEIELRETKEKLRMQQDESVDGSFRGVRNEDSEDVLAEITGCERDLTIANEELRLSEEEVTRLNTELQKCRSSEVSDGLQSEFASPAESKVTTREVELEFEVNQASHLQQRIGGSEAETLDSNVKIQALMEELRIAKERLHVSEKEITTLKKQLEGGGPSEKINNLQDQLALAHKEINTLKNKLNAEKREVSKLQERTARLKTNLSDRDSEVRDLKLAVSDAELKIFPEKAQIKAEISRLIEEGTCLEERLKEQESRCRSLEDGIRMFQAEKAEMQETLEREIQKLKEDTAERDSRIKSERDELNEKAITLKAEVTSRDNPVNQMDKHLQQLRMEHVKLLAGAEEARKLMDELRSKAKDLEGEVERQRILILEGAEEKREAIRQLCLTLEHYRNGYHTLRQAFAGHKGVPVLAT
- the LOC7494658 gene encoding methylesterase 17 isoform X1; protein product: MNEEAGLQKPHFVLVHGACHGAWCWYKIRCLMETSGYKVTCLDLKSAGIDQSNPNTILTLDEYNAPLIDFLSNLPHDEKVILVGHSAGGLSLTDAIHRFPKRIHLAIYVAANMLKHGFSSDQDFKDLIGYNCLSRLKLVSANPPCLPILMTAIGDPDVSEYGEIADLEYGMGLDEPPTSVIIKEEFRKRILYQMSPKEDSILASMLLRAGPVRAFKGARFEGGKDADSVPRVYIKTLHDHILRPVQQEAMIKRWQPCQVFELESDHSPFFSAPSLLFEVIVKAAATITCN
- the LOC7494658 gene encoding methylesterase 17 isoform X2, giving the protein MNEEAGLQKPHFVLVHGACHGAWCWYKIRCLMETSGYKVTCLDLKSAGIDQSNPNTILTLDEYNAPLIDFLSNLPHDEKVILVGHSAGGLSLTDAIHRFPKRIHLAIYVAANMLKHGFSSDQDFKDGDPDVSEYGEIADLEYGMGLDEPPTSVIIKEEFRKRILYQMSPKEDSILASMLLRAGPVRAFKGARFEGGKDADSVPRVYIKTLHDHILRPVQQEAMIKRWQPCQVFELESDHSPFFSAPSLLFEVIVKAAATITCN